From the genome of Triticum aestivum cultivar Chinese Spring chromosome 3B, IWGSC CS RefSeq v2.1, whole genome shotgun sequence, one region includes:
- the LOC123068553 gene encoding uncharacterized protein produces the protein MADEAAGANCPRRSARLRPQIHANEEEAEIATRRCSPRLHPQTLASKEVSGVTRRRRRGTRLRPQIHGNEEGAGVTRRSSPRFHPQIHASGDGEAARVTRRRRRGTSPEAAESLPASDDLLREILLRLPPQPSSLPRAAAACKRWLRVAADPRFLRGFSARHRKPPLLGVFEPLDWEIDSCGRLNRRSFKRRDKWIEFRPILDPPNRIPPQRFDLRRHGVETGIRSRAQLLGCRHGRLLIMDDVHADFVVYAPITGEQRRLAVPTEFKRDFVHAAVLCAAGELGHVHGSCHWSPFKVVLVSMYRKDNRPVACVYSSEAGVWGNLISTDARCGLVDANPGILVGNVLYWSSKSVCDGEGLWGLDRLTNDIIEFDLDTHSLAVIKGPPCLNNSLRHQIIKADDGSVGLTVVFYGRFEMWQRKIDRHGVATWLNHKSIQMHLVLGLSHQLERLTRWIQIMGYDEDNGVIFLHVDASVYMVQLMSMQSKKLYRSYTPNYRCHPFTSFYAPAIPGGCNGAEMLHDM, from the exons ATGGCGGACGAGGCCGCCGGAGCGAACTGCCCTCGCCGCAGCGCGCGCCTCCGCCCCCAGATTCACGCGAATGAGGAGGAAGCCGAAATTGCAACACGCCGTTGCAGCCCGCGCCTCCATCCCCAAACCCTCGCGAGCAAGGAGGTCTCCGGAgtgacccgccgccgccgccgcggcacgCGCCTCCGTCCCCAGATCCACGGTAATGAGGAGGGCGCCGGGGTGACCCGCCGCAGCAGCCCGCGATTCCATCCCCAAATCCACGCGAGTGGGGATGGGGAGGCCGCGCGTgtgacccgccgccgccgccgcggaaccTCGCCGGAGGCGGCTGAGTCCCTGCCGGCCAGCGACGATCTCCTCCgggagatcctcctccgcctcccgccgcagcCGTCCTCcctcccacgcgccgccgccgcctgcaagCGCTGGCTGCgcgtcgccgccgacccccggTTCCTCCGCGGCTTCTCTGCCCGCCACCGCAAGCCGCCCCTCCTCGGCGTCTTCGAGCCCCTCGACTGGGAGATCGACTCGTGTGGTCGCCTTAATCGTCGCTCCTTCAAGCGCCGCGACAAGTGGATTGAGTTCAGGCCCATCCTCGACCCTCCCAACCGGATCCCTCCTCAGCGCTTCGACCTGCGACGTCACGGCGTCGAAACCGGCATCCGCTCCAGGGCCCAGCTGCTCGGGTGCCGCCACGGCCGCCTTCTCATCATGGACGATGTGCACGCAGACTTTGTTGTCTACGCCCCCATCACGGGCGAGCAGCGCCGTTTGGCCGTTCCCACGGAGTTCAAGAGGGACTTTGTCCATGCGGCGGTGCTCTGTGCTGCCGGCGAGCTTGGCCACGTGCACGGCAGCTGCCATTGGAGCCCATTCAAGGTGGTCTTGGTGTCCATGTACAGAAAGGATAATCGGCCGGTTGCTTGTGTTTACTCCTCGGAGGCTGGTGTGTGGGGCAATCTTATTTCCACAGACGCTCGATGCGGGCTTGTTGATGCTAATCCCGGGATTCTTGTTGGTAATGTCCTTTACTGGTCGTCTAAGTCTGTGTGTGACGGTGAAGGTTTGTGGGGTTTAGATAGGCTCACAAATGATATAATTGAGTTTGATTTGGATACACATAGCCTAGCTGTGATCAAGGGGCCTCCCTGTCTCAATAACTCACTCAGACATCAGATCATCAAGGCAGACGATGGTTCTGTTGGTCTCACCGTGGTGTTTTATGGTAGATTTGAAATGTGGCAGAGGAAGATTGATCGTCATGGTGTTGCCACATGGTTAAATCACAAGAGCATTCAAATGCATCTTGTTCTTGGGCTCTCTCATCAGCTTGAGAGATTGACGAGATGGATACAAATTATGGGGTATGATGAGGATAATGGTGTAATATTTTTACATGTGGATGCCAGTGTCTACATGGTTCAACTGATGTCGATGCAATCCAAGAAACTTTATCGAAGCTATACTCCCAATTATAGATGTCACCCTTTCACAAGTTTCTATGCGCCAG CCATTCCTGGTGGATGCAATGGAGCTGAGATGTT